Proteins found in one Thalassophryne amazonica chromosome 1, fThaAma1.1, whole genome shotgun sequence genomic segment:
- the bambia gene encoding BMP and activin membrane-bound inhibitor (Xenopus laevis) homolog a, with the protein MERQYTFISIWLQLELCAMAVLLTKGEIRCYCDAPHCVATGYMCKSELNACFTKVLDPLIANSPLTHGCLEPVTNAADVCSSSRGMDVLSGAAATLQCCHEDMCNYRGLHDLAHTRDSSDYGRYQPDSSNRNLVTRVQELASAKEVWFRAAVIAVPIAGGLILVLLIMLALRMLRSENKRLQDQRQQMLSRLHYSFHGHHNKKGHVAKLDLECMVPVTGHENCCLTCDKMRQADPSNDKILSLVHWGMYSGHGKLQFV; encoded by the exons GAGAAATAAGGTGTTACTGTGATGCGCCGCACTGTGTAGCCACTGGATACATGTGCAAATCCGAACTGAATGCCTGCTTCACCAAGGTTCTGGACCCACTCATTGCAAACTCGCCACTGACACATGGGTGTTTAGAACCAGTCACCAATGCTGCTGATGTCTGCAGCAGCTCGAGGGGAATGGATGTCCTCAGTGGGGCTGCCGCGACGCTACAGTGCTGCCATGAGGACATGTGCAACTACAGAGGTCTACATGATCTGGCACATACCAGAGACTCTTCAG ATTATGGTCGCTACCAGCCGGACAGCAGCAACAGAAACCTGGTGACCCGGGTTCAGGAGCTGGCCTCTGCCAAGGAAGTGTGGTTCCGGGCAGCGGTGATTGCTGTTCCCATCGCGGGCGGTCTCATTCTGGTGCTGCTAATCATGTTGGCATTACGAATGCTTCGCAGCGAGAACAAACGGCTGCAGGACCAGCGGCAGCAGATGCTGTCGAGGCTCCACTACAGTTTCCACGGCCACCACAACAAGAAGGGCCATGTAGCCAAACTGGACCTGGAGTGCATGGTGCCTGTCACGGGCCATGAGAACTGCTGTCTGACTTGCGACAAGATGAGGCAGGCGGACCCGAGCAACGATAAGATCCTATCTCTGGTGCACTGGGGGATGTACAGCGGTCACGGCAAGCTGCAGTTTGTATGA